The following nucleotide sequence is from Triticum dicoccoides isolate Atlit2015 ecotype Zavitan chromosome 7B, WEW_v2.0, whole genome shotgun sequence.
TCCACTTAAGCGTGTGATTTGGTCATAAAAGAGTAAGACAGTGGCCAAAAACATAATCAATGCCTAGCGCTTATGAAACTTTACTTCATACCTAGAAAACAATTATTCCTTTCCTCTTTTTCACAAAAATGAATGTATTGCTAGAAATATATTTTTGCAGTACTGTTATAGAAACTTGCACTCAAATTTAGTACAATCATATATTATTTATTAtgagggcaggcctggcgcagtggtgaagtcctccccacttgtgccaagaggtcctgggttcgaaccagcctctctgcattgcactttgcaggggtaagactaggttcctataatccctccccagaccccaccttgtgtgggagcttctatgcactgggtctgtcctttatATATTATTTATTATCTTCCTTATTTTACAGTCACGTGAAGTTATCCATCTACCCGTCACCAAAAATGCATAGTACGTACGAgatcaaacattgttgacaaaattATGTAGTGATATATTTACTTGTTTAGCACAATGCTTTGTTGGGACTAGCAAAGTAATATTAGCCATGTGAAATTTTTGACAGCCTCTTAAGCCATTGAAACCACACCTGATTAATTTGGAAGCATCCTAGCATTTCTCTAAAAGAACTACTTTATACTATTAAGATGTAAATGTAGATAGATTATTTGCTTGATAAAGATATTGATGTTTAATTGCATACAGACCTGCGTCTTGAGCAATAACCAAGCATCGTCAGGTGCTAATGTGTCGACGTGGTGGTATGGCCATATAGCTGACACCCCTCGGGCTACACCTTCATCTCTGGTGGTGATGAGGACGCGGCTGCCTGGAGCAGCACCATTGACTAACGGTGTTTTGAGCACATCTTCCCATGCTCTATAGTTCCAAACATCATCCATTATCAAGAAGGTCTTGTGGCCAATCAAGGCTTCCTTGAGGGTTCGTTGAAGCGTGGCCTTTGCATTTCCAACTGGCTGAGCGTCTCCTCTGACTTCAATGATGGCTCTTCTCAGCAGCTCAACCTCACTAAAGTTCTGGTTGACACTCAACCATATCTTTTTGCTGAAGTCACCTTGGATGGTCTCGTCATTAAAGACCTTCTGAGCGAGGGTGGTCTTGCCAATCCCACCAACACCTACGATAGCGACCACCATAATGTTGTTGCTGACCTCATTTCCAGAGCGTGTGATCTGGGCTACCAGTGCTCTTGTGTCTTCTTCGATCTTATCCCCAACCACACCCGACCTGTCAAGCTCCCCCGACGTCTCACGGCTGGGATTACCATGACGAGAGCTGCTATGTTCCTCGTAGGACGCAAGATTGATGAAGTTGAAAGCAGCGCTCCGCTCCTTGATGGAGTCGAGCCTCTGGTTGAGCGCCTTGATGCGGGTGCCAATCTCACGAGCATGGAAGGGATTCCGCATACAGAAAAGCAAGGGGTTGCAACACCCTGCATCCGCAGAGGAAGACCCACGCTTCTCCATGGCCTTGAGCTGGCAGAGGTCAAGGATGTCAGCAGCTTCATACATGGCGCGTTTGAGCTGCCCCACCCAGACTTGGACGGTCTCGTCGATGATGTTTCTCCTATCGGCGTCGGCGAGGAAGTTCTTGAGGTCCTGAAGCCTGTCGCCCAACTTGTCGATCTCGCTGGAGACGCCGAGCATCGTTCCGAGCTCATCTTCTACTACCTGCTTGAGGTAGTCCCCGATGTAGGATGCAAAAGCATCCAACACCATCGCCATTGGTCAACTTGTTGGCCTTGTGCTGTGATTACAATTGGAGGCAATTAAAGTGAGTTTTAAGCAGCAGACAGAGACAAGGAAATAAAACTTGAACACTAACTAACTACCTCAAGCACAGAAACTACGTCACCAACCTTTGAGATTGATGGGGTGCACTGCACGGCACAGCAGTCGGCGGCGACAAATACTAgcggacggcggtggcggcgggagcGATGGCAGTGCTGGGGAAGACCTGGAGCCTGGAGGGATTGGTATTTGGGAAGCAATGCCACAGCCACAGGGTACTCGTTGGCAGCCGGAGGTGGGTAAAGCATCAGGTGGAGAGAATCAAGCAAAGCAAAGCATCCCATTCCCATCGATGGAGCAAGCAAAGTAAAGCAAAGCAGCTTCTTTTCCATTTCCATGGAGTAGATTATTTGACAAAGCAAAGCAGCTGAGCTGAACAGAAGAGGGCATTGATATTTTTTTATGGCCACAGGGCAGCTGAGCTTTTccttgatgccaagatatgcattTGCCTCATGCGCACGCCAAATGACAGCGGCGCGCGCTGGGCCGGTTGACACTTCAAGACTTATATATTTCGCATATTAAATAAACGTAACAATTTTTTGTATTTGCAATTCAAATGGTTACAAAACAAGTCCCCCAAGTAGCAACAACTACCATCGCTATTGTATTGTATAACTTGCTGTGATAATAAAGAAAAAGGTGAAACTTAAGCAGGTGGGACTTAATTAGCGCTAAGTGTAATTAGAGAAGACGAATATTAAACTCGATCGAATTACCTCACCAACCTTTGAGATGGACGggatgtcctcctcctcctccttcagaTCAGGAGGACATTCAACTCAATCATGTTGTGTGCCAGGAAAGTGAAAATAAAAAAGCAGATCTGGTGTTGGAGAGCAAATCTGCTTAACAAGTTTTTAACTCTGTCTTATCACAATATTCTCTAGAGGTAAACAGATCGCACATTTCTACTGTGATGCGGAGGGTCAGTCCGCAGACACGGATGCGGGAGGCGGCCATACAGTTAATTACGCAGATGCCAAGCCACCGAGCAGTTACACAGCAGCAGTTAAGATGATATGGGGGCAAAAGTTGGCAGCTGGAGCAAAGCATCCCATTCCCACTCCCACTCCCACTCCCACCAGCGAAGCAAAGCAAAGCATAGCAAAAGCATATCTCACTCCCAACAGGGACCAGACCTGCAAAACACAGCAACAGATACTGCAAGACAACACATCTTTCAATTTTCCTTTTTAACCAGTCTCAAGTTAACTTGTGCAATAAAAGTTACCCTACACTTGCCTTCTGAAGAGTCGCTTATCCGGTCTCAACAAGGACTAGACCTGCAAAACACAGCCATGGATGTACAGGCATTAAACGTACACAGCAAGACATAACAACAGAGACCATAAATGTTCAGGGTTATGTATAAAGCATGTTGAGTACTTCTGTTGCTAATTCGGAGTAAAAAAAGGGAACCCCCCGCCCAGAAAATTTAAACATATTATGCTACACAGAACCATGACATGAGCTACCCATTTAGCAATAAGGGTGCAAGAACAGACCATGAGCTACCCATCCAGCATATTATGTGCGCACATGAGAATACTCGGGGATACTTAACTTGGGTTTAGTACCCAGGTGCAGTTTAAAAGCACATCACATCAGGTATACAATCATGTGCCACAGTAGTTTAACTTATCAAGGTTTTTCACTTTCCATATTTATACAGCACAGCAGCTAAATTGATTACCCAAAACATGCATGCATGTGGTCTACTAGAAGCATCGCAAAGTTAGTGTTTTGCTTACCACACTGGTACCAGCTTAATTGCTTTCTGAATAAGTGAACAGTGGCATATCACAAAAACTGCGTTTCTATTTCGAGGATGAAAGAATGAACTTTGACCTGCTATATTAAGGGAACTTGGGAATCACGACACAACGAATCGTGCTAATAGCGACAATTACCGCAGTGAAActtaaaatgtactccctccgtcccataatgtaagacgttttttcacactagtgtagtgtcaaaaagcgtcttacattacgggacggagggagtagtaggaaAAAGATACCAGATTATGCAGTGAAGATGGTCTGATCTACTTACTAGCTCTGCTTTGTGTTCCTTGTCTACATCCTGTGAGCCAGACAGAAGACGGAATCAACACGAGAACATCCATAAAACTACTAAGTGACTGAGAGCAGAGCAACCTGACTATAACAAATTAAACACTTGGCCAAAATTACCTCCAGCTTCAGGTCCCAACAATCTGCAGGCTAACAAGTGCTTCGGTGGTATATCCCTCACCCTGACGCCGTCCTCATCTTCTAACTGGCGCACCCTGCTCCTCCCTGTCAATCACTTTGCATGCAACATGCAGTACACCTTGATCATTTGAACTGTCACAAACACTCTAGATGTGCTGTCAGCTCTGTTCTTCTCCAAATAGCAACAGCAGACACATTATGACGATATATCCAGAAACACGCTTAACACTAACAGCTGCTACAACACCTGTCATAAACACTGTAACTGAAGGATGTATTGTCATCTCTGTTCTCCATGCAGCAACACTGTTAGTTGTTTTCTCCACCGCATAAAAGCTTGCTGCCAATAATATAAATTACACAACACTTGTCTTTCACATACATAAGGTTATTTTCGATAGGCTTACATGGAGAGATATATGTGCAAAGTTCTCTATACTCTGTAGTCTATACATAACATCAACAGCAAACCACTTCAAAAACGGCTCCAAGCTTTAACCCAAGACCACACTGCGCCGGGTGCACATGAAATAAAAATTCACTCTCTATATGACCTTAATCTCCTTAAGCCAAGATTTGTGGAGCGGGCATGGATCTGGCTTCCCTTCCGCGAGGGCCTTCTCAGTGAGCGAGTAGAACCAACCGTTCCTCCACTTGAACTGTTATGTCGCAATGCTTACATGTTACTAATTTTAAGGACAATGTAGTACAAGTGCAGGTTCCATCGCATAGCATAGATTGGGGAGGTAGGAGGACTTGCCTCTTTCACGGCGGTCGGGAAGTGTGCCACGGCTCTGGAGTAGGCACAGAGCCTTTCTTCCATGCCCTCATCGAAAGAAAGCCCCCGCTCTGCAGCCGCAGCTGATGCCAATTCAGCTATGAGGCTGGATACCTGCGAAAGGTAAAAAGAAACACAAATGGATCTTGTTGGAAGAATGAGTGTCTGTTGCTCTAGGGACAGATGTCGTTAAGCTCAATCCTGGAGTATTATCAAGAAATTGATGAGGTTAGGTAAAGACATGGATCCCGTGTAGTCCTTTTTCCCTGGAAAGTTAACAGAGACAGTTCCAAACAGCAACTAAACAATGCTTTGTTGAATAAAACATCTTGTTATTATTGTAATGGAAGTGAAGGGCAAAAAAACTActaccctccgtcccataatgtaagacgtttattGACACTACACTAGAGTCAAATTGCACAACAATTTGATGACATACTCTTCTACTTCCtcagtctcaaaataagtgtcttaagctTAGTAtgaaagttaagacacttattttgggaaggagggagtattattttgggGCCTATGAACTAATGGAACGAAATAGCTCGGGTCTCAAACAGATGTAAGGCATTCATGAAGTAGGAGAGGAAATTACCTCGGACCGGTGCTCTTTCTCGACCGCGCCAACCGTGGCCCCCGGATGGCGAGCTCCGACGAGCATGAAGGCAGAAATCCAGATGAGCTTCTCCAGCATTTGCTTCTCAAAGGCTTCCTTCTCAAGCACCTAAGGATTTATTTCCACAAACGAGTAGTATTATATTTTCAGATATGGCCCCAAATCGATCTGTGAGTAGCACTAACGCAGAAAGTTGGGAACATTTCACACTGATGAATTCCAGACTGACTGAGCTACATGCGTAATGGTATCCAATcctgaaggaaggaaggaaggagggcgGCTGACCTTGCAGGTGAGGCCGCCGTTTTGgaggcgggcggcgacggcgggagCCCAGTTGCCGAAGGCGGCGGTGAGGCCCTCGGGGTTGGCGTCAGTAATGCCGTCGATGGGGGGCTCCCCGAGCTTGGAGACGGCGAAGTAGGCGAGCACCTGGTTGGCGCCGGCCAGGCCCTTGCTCTCCAGCCACGGGTCCAGCATACCGTTCTGGAAGAAGACGAGATCTGGTAGCTAGCTTCTCCATTGTCAGCTCAGCTCAGAGCAGCAATTTAGATGGTAGAGTAGAAGAGTTGGCTAGGGATGAAAAAACGCACCTTGCCATCGGGATTTGGGTGTGGCGTCGAGCACGCCGTCGAGGTCGTCGTTGCGGGTGCAGACGAGGATGGGCCCGGCCGGCGCGGCGGGCGGCAGCGCCTCGCCGCGGCGGAGCAGGAGGTCCCCGCCGGAGGAGGGGCCCATGGAGAGCAGCGCCTGTCCCACCCGGCCGCCGCCCACCACAACCGCCGGCTGCACCGCCGTGGCCATGACCGCTGCTGAAATCCTGGAGGCGGACGCCCTGCTGCTCCTGTAGGAGGAGGGGGAGAGGTTGTGGCGGCGGAGTGTCGGCGTGACGGCGGCGGGGACGGAGAGAAAGACGGCGGCTTTGAGGCCCATCAGCTCCGTACGTTCCGGCGGACTGGTCGACAGGACGAGGATGAGGTGGGCCACGCGGCGCATTATGATGATACCTAGCTGGGCCTCCTGTGTGCAAGTGGATAAGGCCAGTTTGTGGCCTGTGTTTTTCTTCCCTTTTTTCCTCATcaaagaacaaaaaaaattgtAAGTACTATTTTGCAATGTATCTGCTTCTTCCTTCCCTTTTCTCTTTACCAGCAAAAATGCCCGTGAGttgcaacagaaaacaaaaaaGTTTATAGGCTTCTCCACCATGTGCTAAGCTAAAATACGAATCTTGCttaatgtatgatccgcatcaattATTCCCAGCATGGAGAAGAATTGTGATTTTCAACCGTACCGTATTTGCAAAACGATTAACAAATTTCTGCAGTTTGGTTTGCGGCTTTCTTCCATATATATGTAGTCCTATGGATGGGTGAGGCTAACAAGGTGACACGTCACGGATTTTGACATAGGAGTGATATTTCGATGTGTGAATTTGCAACACCTGATTCACGTCCATGGATGACATGGATCAACACCAACAAATTGGATCAGGCACCATGTTCTAAACCATTTGAAACATTACATTACTTTACTTTCAATCAGTACACAAAACAAAACACCTTCCTCATGTGAGGCGCGTCCGTTCTCTTCATTATTTACCGGCCGGCAAggcaatacatacatacatacatacatacatgcaaGTTACCGATGATAATTACGACAGTCAAGATCAGATGCTACTACtatctccttccttccttccttccttcctacagAGAGCAGCCAAGCCACATCCGGGAGAAGGCGTCCGTCCGTTTGTCTCTCTCTCTAAGAGGAAGATGGCTTGCCctcctcatcatcctcatcctcatcatcatcttgaTCATCACCAGCAGCAGGAGGCTTGGCCATCTGCACGTAGCCCTGACCCTGATGGGTGCACACGCGCTCCGGCTCCCCCTTGAACCACAAGTTCCGCAGCTCCCCCCGCTTCCACCCCAGCGACATCAGAGTCCCTGCACCAACTCACCCAAACCAGCTTTCACCCTCAGCTACATACATACAGCGTCTACAACTTTTGTCACTTCTTtctttcttgcttgcttgcttacTTACCCAGGGTGAATGGCACGATGTAGAGCAGCGCCGGCTGCCCGTGCCCGTCCATCAGGTTCAGCGCCACGTACGTGATCAGGAGCCCTGGATGTAGTAAAGTTCCAGCAACTTAAAAAAAATTGGCGGGTGGGCACCAAGATCCCGTTTCGCGCACGCGAATGGGTGAAAAAGGAAGATATCTACTGCTCTGCTCGCGAGATGCAACAGTAAAGAGACTCGCTCACCGGTGCCATAGGCCGACGCTGACCACAGGAAGTAGCCGGATCGCAGGCTCTTCTTCTTCGCAGCCCAGTCATACCTGCAGCAAgcaaaatcaaaacaaaaatggAAACTGGATGCTGAGCTCGGTTGTTAACCACATTAATAATGCACACAACAGCGTGTTAAAAACAACTGTCCTACACCACTAGTACATAGCAACTCTCTCATGCCTGCTCTTCTTGTTCACATGGAAAAACGGCTGGAACCTTTGGCAAACCGACCTTAATGCAAATGCAACGACCAGGCCAGGAAGAAGGATGTCGCCAAACCCAATGATGCTGTACCCGCCCCACGGGTCGAACATCCGCGGGATCTTTAGCAGCATTGGCACGCCGTCTTCGTCCGTATTGTCACCACGCGCAACCTATATGGCGACAAGGTCAGCATAAATGGGAAGACCAGCTATGATATGCTATGAAGCCACCAAATATCAAAAGTGGCTGCTTTAAAATACCTACCGCAATCATCACGCTCTCGTGGAACAAACTCTTGGAGACGAACACCCAGAAGATGTCGTACAGGAACGCACAGCTCAGGAGGACTGAACCGACCTGATCATGGCCATGAagaaaaacttgtaaactcataccaAATCTGAACACCATGTTAAAATTGAATCCTAAAGTTCAAGACCAGCTGTATTACCTTGAGGTTAGGCACTCTAACGATCTGGATGACAGTGACTATCAGCGCAATACCCTGAAAGAAGCAGAGTCAGATATGAATATATACATGGCAATTACTACATTGGAAGACACTCTGCCTGGACACTACAGACGGCTGCAGCACTCACAAGGATGTCTTGGGCGATCCAAGCGTAGGGAAACTGCCGGTAAATAGCCCACAGAACAGCAAAGACAACACAGAATGGGGATACCGCCATTGTAAGGTATGAGATTGCTCCAAAGAACGGCACCTTCACAAAAGATCCCGCAGCAGATGTGAACCATCTGAAACATCCCATTAACTTTCAATCAGTTACGGACTGACAGTAAACAGAACATTTCTAGTGTTGCTGGAGAGCGGTAACTCTGGTCTGATGTACCTTGATAATATAGCCACCAAGCATGTTTGCAGGCCCTGCATAAACAAAAGGCGTTGGTTCAAGAAAGGGAAGCAGCAGGTCATCAGCTAAAACAACTGTTTGCATATCAATCCTACTTGGTCAGTTTGAATAAACATGACTCAGAGCATCTGATAGTACTGTTTATTGTTTCAGCAGCACCAGATGTTTTTGGAACTCTGGTAAAAGTGTAAAGCAGAAGAAAAGAAAATGGTACCTCTACACCGCCGATGCAGAAGATGACAACCAGCAGATCGATAAACCAGGCGGACATGAGCTTGTAAAGCATTATCAGGAAGCACGACGCGACGACAACAAACATCATCGCCGATATCACGTTGATGTCCACGATGCCACTAGAACCTCCACCCTCAACAGTCAGTGAGACTTCATGTCCATCCTTTACATTACAATAAGTGCATATGTCAGTCCCCACCCACCCACATTGCAAGTTGAAGAAGCATATATAACAAGTAATCATCATCGTAGGATTAGTGGATAAGAACCTTCAGGAGCTTTTCCTGTTCGGTAACGGCTTCTCTAGCGCTCCATGCTGACCAGTAGGACGCACAGAGGACGGTGCCGACGGCCATGAGCCAGAGGAACACCTCCGCCGTATCGACCACGGGACGATCTGGAGAGTATAGCTGCACACCAACTAAGGGAAGATGCATACATACAGAGATACATATGTCAGTAGGCTATATATATATTTTGGGCAGAATGAATAATAACTAGAATCATCCGAGTTAAACCTAAAGTCGGAACCGGCTGGAAAACCAAAGTAAGCACTCACACTTTTCGCAGTAAAAAAATCAGAACATCAGGAGCAGCAATGTGCTAAGGGGTTGTTACCTGATGATGTATTAGCCGTAAGGAGCGAACGCAGGGCCTGGCCCGCGTCTTTGGGCAAGAGAACTGCGGGTATGTGTATGTCGAGCTCCGTTTCGTTCTTCTCGCAGACCATCTTGTACAGCTCTGCAGCAGGGTGGACGATGTAAATAAAAACAGAAGGGTCATTTGCTTGCCGAGAAAAACACGCACACGGATGTATGGATGTACCGGTGCCGGAGTTTATGATGAGTATCCCGGAGGCGCCGGCGGCCTCGGCGAGCTTGGCCTTCTTGGTGAATTTGCATTTCCCTCTCTCGACCAGAAGGACGCCTCCGGAGACCTGGAAATGCAGTTATTACTAAGGATAAATGCACAAGTGAAAAATTGAAATGCCTGAACTTGAGTCATGAGACAGAAGAAGGCGAGCAAGTAAGTAGTACCTTGTTTTTGGGAGGCGCGCAGGCGTGGATGGGGTCGGCGAGGGTGAGCGGCTCCCGGGTGGCCTGCTTCTCCTTGGAGACGATCTTGGGGCCGAAGCGCGCGCCGACGCCCACGAACTCGTCGCCCTCGTTGCTGCCCACCCAGCTTTGCACTTTGACCTTGATTCAGAAcagattttttaatttttttttttcattttctgaaGAAAGCTTGAGAGAGCAGGCTGAGGGTGGCATGGAGGCACTAGCCTAGGCGCGGAAGCGGAAGAATCTATGGCCAATCCAGTCCATTTCAGGTGAGTGCGGTTCATTTCGATTTCGATTCCCCACGGGCACGGGATGAGCTGACAGACTAACCCTAGGCAATCGAGTGGGGAATCGATCGGTAGCTGGGGGGAGGAATTGGAACCGAGCCTATGCTAGGGAGGGAGGAAGGGGGAAAGTAAGGAAGGTTTGGAGATGGGCTTACGAGGACGAAGTCGTTGTTGCAGCCGGGGATCTTGGGCGCCTGGTCGTCCTGGTGGACGatgtcgccgccggccgccgcccccgccagCGCCGACGCCAGCAGCACCGCCAGCACCGCCGACGCCGCCATCTCTCCTTTCTggagctctcctctcctctcgaGCTGCGgatggaggtcgccggagaggggaagggaaaggaggaggaagaagaagaccaagtaaaAGTGTTgacttttattttactttctttctttctttctttctttcttttcttttgttacGCTACCCTCCTCAAactgccacacacacacacacaccaaactacactaattaattaattagtagaGAAGAGTACCTTATCCCACATTACAAATTATATGGAGATAATTCATCAGCCAAGGACCAAAGATAAACAACAAGATTAAACTTATCACCCTACATAAAgttttattatgagggaggataTTTTTTTTATCATAAGTTAGAGTGACGAGGAAAAACGGTGTCAAACTTTAAGGGCAAGTGAGGATTTGTACAAAGTGTTgacttttattttactttctttctttTGTCGCTTTCCTACCCTCCTCAAACTCGCGCGCACACCCACTGATgaagacatcaataccattgttacacccacattccctcctactatacatactggaccaattactaatgctcgcgcacgccaattaaattaccagctactttcgtttcttagtaatgtttttaatgttcatgagaatatgatgctgtctaaattggatacatttgttttgcttacaaatgaaggccctagcttggagaaggatgaacattggagcaagaacaagcatggagttgatggcatgcgcaggggaaacaagaacggagtttccagtgatgatttcaggactttgaagccaccataatgagtgcatgaagccttggacaaaatatacaagatgccacttcataaatttcgttcataggctattctaggtgctgcgtcactttattattgggccaggcacatgtaatttcaaaatacttgaatataggctgtttttagagtccgtatgtgtagggaaacaagagttagggttggtttcggacccctcctccaagggccacgaaatttccccctcttcctccatatatacagcccttagggcatcgtttagactttgagtttttgTTTAAatcaaaagtttgccatagctgcaactccgcgtacttcgtttgtgttcaacgaccagacaaaggcatcacagaaccccaccttcattaataaagctttcctcttatattcgcaatatccagattgcaatctcagtttcttgcttgttcttcgtttgcacgcaggaaacagaccctcgtggtcaggttgatcgtgctccggcatggtcaataacctctcggagttggtttagcgattgctaaggcgcgacgtcctcacacgttcgtagtcggatcgtgaaagtctactcctccgaaacgataatcaccatctcatcgaaagacggggcacctttgcctctatcaagtggtatcagatttccaggttgctcgatgagattttacatttttttcatagtttagattgagtctgttcttcatacctacagtccacgaaaaagccaaaaaaaattagggttagttcatcatatccgaaccagtctgagcctttgcatagtcttttcagtattttgctttgttgaatttgtgattgcatcgtcgtgtcaagttgctggttttAGCGTCTAGTTTCCCTTAGAGTTTcgggttctgttcacaagttgtcacgtcaccgccgcaccatcgtcatcgctcctgccatctaccaccaccgcttatccgccaccgctctgaatccatatccatataccaccacaaatccgtatccatataccaccaccgatccgtatccatataccaccaccgcttatccgccaccgctctgaatccatatccatataccaccaccaatccgtatccatataccaccaccgatccgtatccatataccaccaccgctaccatataccactacCGCtgtcatatcct
It contains:
- the LOC119341847 gene encoding uncharacterized protein LOC119341847 is translated as MRRVAHLILVLSTSPPERTELMGLKAAVFLSVPAAVTPTLRRHNLSPSSYRSSRASASRISAAVMATAVQPAVVVGGGRVGQALLSMGPSSGGDLLLRRGEALPPAAPAGPILVCTRNDDLDGVLDATPKSRWQDLVFFQNGMLDPWLESKGLAGANQVLAYFAVSKLGEPPIDGITDANPEGLTAAFGNWAPAVAARLQNGGLTCKVLEKEAFEKQMLEKLIWISAFMLVGARHPGATVGAVEKEHRSEVSSLIAELASAAAAERGLSFDEGMEERLCAYSRAVAHFPTAVKEFKWRNGWFYSLTEKALAEGKPDPCPLHKSWLKEIKVI
- the LOC119337082 gene encoding signal peptide peptidase-like 5 isoform X1, with the protein product MAASAVLAVLLASALAGAAAGGDIVHQDDQAPKIPGCNNDFVLVKVQSWVGSNEGDEFVGVGARFGPKIVSKEKQATREPLTLADPIHACAPPKNNQVSGGVLLVERGKCKFTKKAKLAEAAGASGILIINSGTELYKMVCEKNETELDIHIPAVLLPKDAGQALRSLLTANTSSVGVQLYSPDRPVVDTAEVFLWLMAVGTVLCASYWSAWSAREAVTEQEKLLKDGHEVSLTVEGGGSSGIVDINVISAMMFVVVASCFLIMLYKLMSAWFIDLLVVIFCIGGVEGLQTCLVAILSRWFTSAAGSFVKVPFFGAISYLTMAVSPFCVVFAVLWAIYRQFPYAWIAQDILGIALIVTVIQIVRVPNLKVGSVLLSCAFLYDIFWVFVSKSLFHESVMIAVARGDNTDEDGVPMLLKIPRMFDPWGGYSIIGFGDILLPGLVVAFALRYDWAAKKKSLRSGYFLWSASAYGTGLLITYVALNLMDGHGQPALLYIVPFTLGTLMSLGWKRGELRNLWFKGEPERVCTHQGQGYVQMAKPPAAGDDQDDDEDEDDEEGKPSSS
- the LOC119337082 gene encoding signal peptide peptidase-like 5 isoform X2 gives rise to the protein MAASAVLAVLLASALAGAAAGGDIVHQDDQAPKIPGCNNDFVLVKVQSWVGSNEGDEFVGVGARFGPKIVSKEKQATREPLTLADPIHACAPPKNKVSGGVLLVERGKCKFTKKAKLAEAAGASGILIINSGTELYKMVCEKNETELDIHIPAVLLPKDAGQALRSLLTANTSSVGVQLYSPDRPVVDTAEVFLWLMAVGTVLCASYWSAWSAREAVTEQEKLLKDGHEVSLTVEGGGSSGIVDINVISAMMFVVVASCFLIMLYKLMSAWFIDLLVVIFCIGGVEGLQTCLVAILSRWFTSAAGSFVKVPFFGAISYLTMAVSPFCVVFAVLWAIYRQFPYAWIAQDILGIALIVTVIQIVRVPNLKVGSVLLSCAFLYDIFWVFVSKSLFHESVMIAVARGDNTDEDGVPMLLKIPRMFDPWGGYSIIGFGDILLPGLVVAFALRYDWAAKKKSLRSGYFLWSASAYGTGLLITYVALNLMDGHGQPALLYIVPFTLGTLMSLGWKRGELRNLWFKGEPERVCTHQGQGYVQMAKPPAAGDDQDDDEDEDDEEGKPSSS